Proteins found in one Terribacillus sp. DMT04 genomic segment:
- a CDS encoding amino acid permease, translating into MQEQRGVKKVGNQNNTKQTGLRRELKARHLGMISLGGTIGTGLFLASGGAISSAGPGGALLAYALIGCMVFFLMTSLAEMAAFMPVSGSFSTYATRFVDESFGFALGWNYWFNWAITIAAELVAVTLIMDFWFPDVPSWIWSAVSLLIMFLLNYISVKGFGESEYWFSLIKVVTVIIFIIVGILMIIGILGEESRGFSNFTVGEAPFKGGFLALLGVFMAAGFSFQGTELLGAAAGEADDPKNSIPKAIRSVFWRILLFYILAIFVIGLIIPYTTDSLASDDVRLSPFTLVFEKAGIAFAASVMNAVILTAVLSAGNSGMYASTRMLWNLAKEGKAPAFLGKLNKNGVPVNALLATAAVGCVAFLTSFFGNGIVYTWLLNISGMAGFIVWIGIAVSHYRFRKAYVAQGNDIKDLPYTAKFYPAAPILAFTLCVIVIIGQSFSSFTDGGIDWGNFIASYIGIPVFLLCWIIFKAKKKTKVHKLEEVDLTTPEHETAPE; encoded by the coding sequence GTGCAAGAACAGAGAGGGGTAAAGAAAGTGGGCAATCAAAACAACACGAAACAAACCGGCTTACGCAGAGAACTGAAAGCCCGGCATTTGGGGATGATTTCCCTTGGCGGTACGATTGGTACAGGTCTATTCCTGGCCAGCGGAGGCGCCATCAGCAGTGCAGGTCCAGGCGGTGCATTGCTTGCGTATGCACTAATCGGCTGTATGGTATTTTTCTTAATGACAAGCTTGGCGGAGATGGCAGCGTTTATGCCTGTATCCGGAAGCTTCAGCACATATGCAACACGCTTTGTTGACGAGTCCTTCGGGTTCGCCCTTGGCTGGAACTATTGGTTCAACTGGGCGATCACCATTGCAGCTGAACTCGTAGCTGTCACGTTAATTATGGATTTCTGGTTCCCGGATGTTCCATCATGGATCTGGAGTGCCGTTAGTCTGCTTATTATGTTCTTATTGAATTATATTTCGGTAAAAGGATTTGGAGAATCAGAGTATTGGTTCTCGTTAATTAAAGTCGTTACAGTTATCATTTTCATTATTGTTGGTATTTTAATGATCATTGGCATTCTTGGAGAAGAATCACGAGGATTTTCGAACTTTACTGTTGGAGAAGCACCGTTTAAAGGAGGATTCCTTGCTTTGCTTGGTGTGTTCATGGCGGCAGGTTTCTCATTCCAAGGTACGGAACTGCTTGGTGCAGCTGCGGGGGAAGCAGATGACCCGAAAAACTCCATTCCAAAAGCCATTCGTTCGGTGTTCTGGCGTATTCTATTGTTTTATATTTTAGCAATCTTCGTCATTGGCTTGATTATTCCGTATACAACGGACAGTCTTGCGAGTGATGATGTACGCTTAAGCCCGTTCACACTTGTATTTGAAAAAGCTGGTATCGCGTTTGCAGCATCGGTTATGAACGCGGTTATCCTGACAGCAGTGCTGTCTGCCGGTAACTCTGGTATGTATGCGAGCACACGGATGCTTTGGAATTTAGCGAAAGAAGGCAAAGCTCCAGCATTTCTTGGCAAACTGAACAAAAACGGTGTACCAGTAAACGCATTGCTTGCAACCGCAGCGGTAGGCTGTGTAGCATTCTTAACTTCCTTCTTCGGTAACGGAATTGTCTATACATGGCTCTTAAACATTTCCGGTATGGCCGGCTTTATTGTCTGGATCGGAATTGCAGTCAGTCATTACCGTTTCCGTAAAGCATATGTGGCACAAGGCAACGATATTAAAGACTTACCATATACAGCGAAATTCTATCCGGCAGCGCCGATACTAGCCTTCACACTATGTGTCATTGTCATTATCGGTCAGAGCTTCTCATCGTTCACAGATGGTGGAATCGATTGGGGCAACTTTATTGCTTCCTACATCGGTATCCCAGTCTTCCTGCTCTGCTGGATCATCTTTAAAGCGAAAAAGAAAACGAAAGTACACAAACTGGAAGAAGTTGATTTAACAACTCCAGAACACGAAACAGCACCAGAATAA
- a CDS encoding DegV family protein — translation MKIAIVTDSITNMREEDLQRYPFIHYAHLNVIVNDKSYTDLKDITNEELFKLIDEGASYSSSLPSPDTFQALYEELLGEYDTIISLHCTENVSGTVQSARIARTMIDGAEDRIHVIDTNTASIGVENIVIKVCQLIEQDKPLTEILEAISLYCRQGHLYLTINDLTTLVRSGRMSKTASRIGNLLHIKPIIGLMDGKLEVVGKVRTKKRVMKWMIEKLGHNIAETGKQVVRITHVNSIDLAHELKHAMEVYGDKVEVFIGNEISTVMAIHFGRGGIGASWMPAD, via the coding sequence ATGAAAATTGCAATTGTAACAGACAGTATTACGAATATGAGAGAAGAGGATTTACAACGTTATCCCTTCATCCATTATGCGCACCTGAATGTTATTGTGAACGATAAGTCTTATACTGATTTAAAAGATATAACCAATGAAGAATTGTTTAAATTAATAGATGAGGGAGCTTCCTACTCCTCTTCCCTGCCTTCACCAGATACATTTCAAGCACTGTATGAAGAGCTGCTGGGCGAATATGATACGATTATCAGCTTGCATTGCACAGAGAATGTAAGCGGAACGGTGCAATCAGCTCGTATTGCACGTACGATGATTGACGGAGCGGAAGACCGTATTCATGTAATTGATACCAATACAGCGTCTATCGGTGTCGAAAATATTGTCATAAAAGTTTGTCAACTCATTGAGCAAGACAAACCCCTTACGGAAATTTTAGAAGCAATCTCGCTTTATTGCCGACAAGGACACTTGTACCTAACCATCAACGACCTTACTACACTTGTACGTTCGGGCCGAATGTCTAAAACGGCTTCTCGAATCGGCAACCTGCTTCATATTAAACCGATTATTGGTTTAATGGATGGGAAGCTGGAGGTTGTGGGAAAAGTTCGGACAAAGAAGCGGGTAATGAAGTGGATGATCGAGAAATTGGGGCATAATATCGCTGAAACAGGCAAGCAAGTTGTCCGAATTACGCATGTGAACTCGATTGACCTTGCACATGAATTGAAGCATGCGATGGAAGTTTACGGAGATAAAGTAGAAGTTTTTATCGGCAACGAGATAAGCACCGTGATGGCCATTCACTTTGGCCGCGGCGGCATTGGCGCGAGCTGGATGCCAGCCGATTAA
- a CDS encoding Lrp/AsnC family transcriptional regulator, producing MLDATDQQILKELTKNSRITMKELGEKVHLSAPAAAARIAKLEDNHIIEGYSIRINQDNLGYPLHTFLTIFTKNTSHQPYLAFLQTKQLFIVNNYKISGQGCYLLECRFPSQADLNQFLNELNDYVNYNLSIVIDQ from the coding sequence ATGCTGGATGCCACCGATCAACAAATACTAAAAGAATTAACAAAGAACAGCCGGATTACGATGAAAGAACTTGGAGAGAAAGTTCATCTTTCTGCTCCTGCCGCTGCAGCAAGAATTGCCAAACTGGAGGACAATCATATTATCGAGGGCTACTCCATCCGAATTAACCAAGATAATTTAGGATATCCCCTTCATACATTTTTGACGATCTTCACCAAGAATACGAGCCACCAGCCTTATTTGGCTTTTCTTCAAACAAAACAACTGTTTATCGTGAACAACTATAAAATAAGCGGTCAAGGCTGTTACTTGCTGGAATGCCGTTTTCCATCACAAGCAGATTTGAATCAGTTTTTGAATGAGTTAAATGACTATGTGAATTACAATCTCTCTATTGTTATTGATCAATAA
- a CDS encoding MBL fold metallo-hydrolase: MHVKLIRNATLVVDYADKKFLIDPMLAAKGTYPPFPNSVRQDQYNPLVNLPEPVENILDGVDAVILTHLHLDHFDESAKELLPKDIKIYVQDENDANEVKASGFTNVEILTENTVLDDIQLVKTKGEHGRGDILKLAGNVCGVILKHADEKTLYIAGDTVWYAAIQDTIAKQQPKVIVVNGGDNQFLEGGSLVMDKKDILEVAKAAPHATVLSVHMEAVNHWGLSREELRHYLVEKKIADQVMVPNDGESLKR; encoded by the coding sequence ATGCATGTAAAACTAATTCGGAATGCAACACTTGTCGTTGATTATGCAGACAAGAAATTTTTAATCGATCCAATGCTAGCCGCAAAAGGAACATATCCGCCATTTCCAAACTCTGTTCGACAAGATCAATATAATCCTCTCGTTAATTTACCGGAGCCCGTGGAAAACATTCTTGACGGCGTTGATGCTGTTATCTTAACGCATTTACATCTGGATCACTTTGATGAAAGCGCAAAAGAATTGCTGCCAAAGGATATAAAGATATATGTTCAAGATGAAAATGATGCAAATGAGGTTAAAGCGAGCGGCTTTACAAATGTAGAGATTCTTACAGAAAACACAGTCTTGGATGACATACAGTTAGTGAAAACAAAAGGAGAACATGGGCGCGGAGACATATTGAAGCTTGCTGGCAATGTTTGCGGGGTAATCTTGAAGCATGCGGATGAAAAAACACTGTATATTGCCGGAGACACCGTCTGGTATGCGGCAATACAGGATACAATTGCAAAGCAGCAGCCTAAAGTCATTGTCGTCAATGGCGGCGATAATCAATTTCTCGAAGGCGGCTCCCTTGTAATGGATAAGAAAGATATTTTAGAAGTGGCCAAAGCTGCTCCACATGCAACTGTCCTCTCTGTCCATATGGAAGCTGTTAATCATTGGGGACTATCAAGAGAAGAACTTCGGCATTATCTTGTCGAAAAGAAGATAGCCGATCAAGTAATGGTACCTAATGATGGCGAGTCCTTAAAACGCTAA